One window of the Longimicrobium sp. genome contains the following:
- the lpdA gene encoding dihydrolipoyl dehydrogenase, whose product MADNSFDIVVIGAGPGGYVAAIKAAQLGYKTACVEETFLGGVCLNIGCIPTKALLESAAMIQHLAHAKEFGLNVGEIRTDMAQAVKRSRQVSDRLTKGVAGLFKKNKVTHIPGRGRLAGKGQVEVTAKDGGKQTVSAKHVIIATGSKPRDLPFLKIDHDRVWDSTDAMMAQEAPRTLAVVGAGAIGCEFADVYAAFGTKVTIIEMADRVLPLEDRDCSAVVEKSYKKRGMNILTSVSLQKAEIGKNGVTLTITDAKGGSQTLEAERVLSAIGRVPLVDDLGLETAGVKLTDRGFIGVDRQMRTNVEGIYAIGDVAGPPLLAHKGSHEGIACIEGIHGDPHAGIDYNNIPNCTYCHPEVASVGLTEEQAREKGLDIQVGKFPWIANGRALTAGETDGFIKVIRDTKYSEIVGAHIVGPHATELIAEFVVGRHLESTVEEMDRAMHPHPTLSEAVAEAALAALGHALHI is encoded by the coding sequence GTCGAGGAGACGTTCCTGGGCGGGGTGTGCCTGAACATCGGCTGCATTCCCACCAAGGCCCTGCTGGAAAGCGCGGCCATGATCCAGCACCTGGCCCACGCCAAGGAGTTCGGCTTAAACGTGGGCGAGATCAGGACCGACATGGCGCAGGCCGTCAAGCGCTCGCGGCAGGTTTCCGACCGGCTGACCAAGGGCGTGGCCGGCCTGTTCAAGAAGAACAAGGTCACGCACATCCCCGGGCGCGGCCGGCTGGCGGGCAAGGGCCAGGTGGAGGTCACGGCCAAGGACGGCGGCAAGCAGACCGTCAGCGCCAAGCACGTGATCATCGCCACCGGCAGCAAGCCGCGCGACCTGCCGTTCCTGAAGATCGACCACGACCGCGTCTGGGACAGCACCGACGCCATGATGGCCCAGGAGGCGCCCAGGACGCTGGCCGTGGTGGGCGCGGGGGCCATCGGCTGCGAGTTCGCCGACGTGTACGCGGCCTTCGGCACCAAGGTCACCATCATCGAAATGGCCGACCGCGTGCTGCCGCTGGAAGACCGCGACTGCTCGGCCGTGGTGGAAAAGAGCTACAAGAAGCGGGGGATGAACATCCTCACCAGCGTGTCGCTGCAGAAGGCCGAGATCGGCAAGAACGGCGTGACGCTGACCATCACCGACGCCAAGGGCGGCTCGCAGACGCTGGAGGCAGAGCGGGTGCTTTCGGCCATCGGCCGGGTGCCGCTGGTGGACGACCTGGGGCTGGAGACGGCCGGGGTGAAGCTGACGGACCGCGGCTTCATCGGCGTAGACCGGCAGATGCGCACCAACGTCGAGGGCATCTACGCCATCGGCGACGTGGCCGGGCCGCCGCTGCTGGCGCACAAGGGCTCGCACGAGGGCATCGCCTGCATCGAGGGCATCCACGGCGACCCGCACGCGGGGATCGACTACAACAACATCCCCAACTGCACCTACTGCCACCCCGAGGTCGCCTCCGTGGGGCTGACGGAGGAGCAGGCGCGCGAAAAGGGGCTCGACATCCAGGTGGGCAAATTCCCCTGGATCGCCAACGGCCGCGCGCTCACCGCGGGCGAGACCGACGGCTTCATCAAGGTGATCCGCGACACCAAGTACAGCGAGATCGTGGGCGCGCACATCGTGGGGCCGCACGCCACGGAGCTGATCGCCGAGTTCGTGGTGGGCCGGCACCTGGAGAGCACCGTCGAGGAGATGGACCGGGCGATGCACCCGCACCCCACCCTCTCCGAAGCCGTCGCCGAAGCGGCCCTCGCCGCCCTCGGCCACGCGCTGCATATCTAG